In Plodia interpunctella isolate USDA-ARS_2022_Savannah chromosome 4, ilPloInte3.2, whole genome shotgun sequence, the sequence ATAGTTGTATATAGAAACCTAAATATCTATACGAACTGACAATACATAACACTCCTTTTtagttgtgtaaaaatatattacctgcATCCATGAGATCAAGTTTAGTAACAACGGCCAAAGTTCTCCTGCCATCTGGATCCACTTCCTTGGCCATCTTGATGGCTTCACTGGTAGCCATGTCTGTGTTGGCAGCAGTCACAGCCAATATAATGGAGTTGGGGTTGGAAATGTACTTGATGATGAGGTTTCTTATTTGGTTCTCAATGTCTTCTGGCTGATCACCAATTGGTATCTGATGAAGTAAAGATAGttttaaatgattattatttttggcaAGTCAGGTAATATCAATACATTCAGCAGTGTATTCATTTTGCAGGTGATTGTTTTGGGATTTATTAACAATGCTTCAATGGTTTCTTATAAATCGAATGATGGGATGAGCTTACTTCTACAGAAAAGTTGGCTTTTCtgttaaattgaaatgaacTGAATTATGCTAAACTTAATTCTAATCAAGATAAATTTCTTATAACTtggaatgaataaataaatatatttcattattcattaGCAATTAACATGACCCTCAAGGTGTTTCATGTGTCAAGCCATATAGAATACAATGGCTTATCAATAACatacctaaaataatttaagaaaaacataatgaattgTGATAACTTGACACTGTATAATATGACTCTCTAACCCATTAATAGTTGTTATTAGCCCTGTAAATAAGTTAAGGGCCCATTTTATGTGACATGATGGTGCTATAAAGTAGTTTCTTCTTAGtccttttttttctctttaagtggaaaaagaaagaagctggctggaagaaattgcatttgcGATTATAGTGTAGGATTATTTTGTGATTGGTGCAAGAAAGGTTCATCTATTGATTAATAATGTAGGCTCTGTGCATACAATAGATGATTTATCAAGCAGTATATAACTTACCAATTTCTAGTCCTATGTGACTCATCTTACCTTAGTTATCCCGGGGAGGTCAACTAGCGTAAGATTGACAACAGTAGTAGAATATATCTTGAGACTGATTGGCTCTGGACATATGCCTTTGTTGCTGCCGGCCATGCGGTCTGTCTCCCTCTCTATCTCTTGCCGGATCTCGTCGAAGTCTTTGAACACTTTGTCCTTTGTGTGCAGAAATTTGCCCCATTCCTCTAGATTTACTGTACCTGAGGCAATCACAAATAATATACTACTCAATTTGGAGTTTGTAAGATGACATTTATACACTGAAATTGATGAATGCTCATCCACAGTGTGACAGAAAAAAAcgttgatataaataaaaaataagcacattCTATTAGACAGCACATTATATTAGACCTATAAATTATTAGGTGTATTGATGAGTATTGAATGGATCATCCAAACCACATgacaaaagtaaaatgaatagcatgaaaaaaatacaatacacatACTACACAGTAAACACAAACCTTTGGAAAACATTGTTTGAGAAAGTTGAGCAATTTTTGGGTTTTATTATGATCTGTGCTCTTGGCTCATAACACTatcatagatatataataaaaataacttaatatcACTActctactaaataaaaaacaggaaaatcattgtaacaaataaaaaaaactatttataaactaaacatagtattaaataaataataaatgttacaagacaaaaactttttatactgTGGACCTACCTGACCTTTTACCtaaaattcaatgaaattttacattgtaTTTAAAGAGTGTGTAATTAttgtagaagaaaaaaaatatatatcagaaaaataatagaaacaaaaaagatTGCAGGTCAATGTCAGTCTATACATAGAGATATCAGCACAGCAAAGCATTACATGCCTCAGAAACTGAACAGAGATCAATGAGCCATTAATAACAACAATGACATTGAAATTCAGACTTATGTTTGTTAGCTCAGTTGTGGGTGGATACTACCTGATGAGATATGAGAAAAGTATGTTTTGATTTGGTTTCATCTatggaaacaaaaatatagcaaAAGTGCAACCTTCATAAATTTCCCTTTAGAACAATGATTATTAAGATGTTTGGATTttcatgttaaattttattacagtttaatattagtagtagatctttgtgttaatttaaaactacaataaaacaaaccctttaaaaaatgaaataaatagatgAAACATATGAATCCTTTGCTAATATACTGTTATTTCTCTTTATTGACAAAAGATTGTTATTGCAACATGGcatcttttaataataatgaacctTATCAGTGATTATCATCAATATTAGATTAAccttattagaataaaaaaaatatttaattatctgGTCATTATTACATTAGTTATGTTTAATTACTAGATTTCTTATAGTTATtatgcttataataatatgtatctaTTACTGTAGTTTCAATGGGTCTGAAATGGACAAAACCTCCTCATCCATCTCCATGTTGAACATAGCCATTAACTATTAAGTTTCTGTACAGTCTGATCAGACTGCAATCCTTGTtcaattgtctttattatctTCTGGCTCTAAAGGTTAAATAGTGTTTGACAGTTGTGTCTGAGCAGAAGGACTaaccaatacatttttaagtaatCTTCAGCAAATtctaaaaagtaagtaaagtagcaaagtaaaaaaactttataaactAACCTTCTTCAGCTGAACGGTGTTCCTTGCTGTCTTTAGGACTATATACTAGCTGTAAGACTAAAGGACGCCGTGTCACAATTCCTGGACCCCGTGGCAGGAATGATCGGCCCACGAGGCTCTCAATCACAGAACTCTTTCCAGAACTCTAAAGTGGGAAATCACAATATGATAGCATTCATGAAATTTACGAGCATTCAAATGTTCAATTGATGATTTTGATAACATCatgttcataaaattatagtcaACAAGACTTGGATAATGTGTTTCTTCTAACTCATACATACACATGTAACATTGATTTAATTACCGAAATATGGGAGACCTTTATATGATGGTCAGGGGCAGGGTCACTGACAGGGATAGTATATTTGACTGAATTGGGGACAAAGAACTCTAGTGACACCTTTACATAACCATTACACTAAAACACGTTGCACATAAAAAGTGTTGGACACACAATATCAATTCCGTTGGATATGCTCTTGAcagtaagaaaataataaatattttatcaatttacctGAGTTCctaaaactattatttgaGGTAATTGGATGGCATCAGCTCCAACAGTGTTAAATACGTCTTGTAATTTGTTTATCACTGGTATGAGTGCTTCCATATTTGGCTTTTAAATAACAACGACAAAACaccaataatttaataaattcactGAGTCTTGACTAAAAAGATGatggatattatttttaaaatcaaaacagaAGAACCAACCGGTAAAAGTCGgccatattgatttattttgataataatggCGGATGTCATagacaaaaaactaaaaagggTGTGTTTACACTTTTGATTCGATCGATTGCAATATTCCTATTTATTAGaccaacaaaacaataaaaatgaaaaaaaaagataccAGACTGTCAAATTAGTGACAGTGACATAACAGATCTAGTTCTAGTATATGTAAAAAGATCTTTGTATTTaccgaattattttatttttgaaaattataaaatatttattccttACGTTTCtgtctaaaatattaattattgtttttccaACATGCTACAACTCGAGGTAAGTTCTCGTTCACTGCAGTTCACTGAGGCCGGTCTGAGATAAGTATTTACAGTATTTTATCAATCGTTTGCAGGATAATGAAGTGGATTCAAGGAGATATACTACTAATTCGAATTCTATTCAGTTTGGACCTTGGCACATTTCATACGATGTAAGCTGTATTCTTCCCAGCGTGTGTTCCACAAAGGTTGTGTGTGAACGAGATGATGATCAATTTTGCCAGTTTTGTTTGTAAgtagaattttaattaccaCCTTATTAGAAAACTTCAGACcacgtaatatttaaaaacctttATGGCATAAGCACAACACACAATCTCACCTGAGCCTTTTCCCTGTTGCCTCAGCAGCTGCAAAGTTATGGAACCCAGCGTCCGcttttcattttttacttCTCCACTCACACATTTCTTGGCATCATCTGGCATGGCATTAGCTGTGTTAAGTGTATTATATCAATCAATCTTACGTTGTAGGGTATATAGGTTTTATTCCAgtcatcaaatttcatcatcaGACACAAATAAGACACAAATAATAGAaagcaagaaataaaataataaacaagacATTAAGTACGAGTTTTCTTTAGCCTACTAGCCTTTGGTTTACCCTATgcttaaaaagaaataaaactataaaattcatatttcacAGATACTGTAAAGAGCTGCAGATACCACATTTCCCAGACATGGTTTTCCCTAAGAATATTTTACGTTTAAGTCATACAAGTGGTgctgtcataaattttaacccTCTCGATGCATTAAGGGGTGTAGCCAACACAGTGGAGGCTATTGAAGTAGCTTGTGCTGAAGCATGGCAGGAAGCCCGGTAATTATGTTTTGATTATGTACCATTCATTTTACTTTCGTATTATTCTGAAATGATTTATATACTACTATTGAACTATATTGATATATACTATAACTATATGGAGTCAGTGCATGAGATAACCATTATTGTAGTGCCAAATATCAGTACTTTGGTAATTGTGGAAAGCGACATATTGTGAAGAAGGCAACTTAATCATCactttaatataatagaaaataaaattcttctgCCATATGGCAAAAGtagtgaaaattatttattagcagACGGATACATAAACTCGTAAGAAAGACCTTGTCACAGGTAGTTTTCCTAGATATAACAACTGAAAAATGCTACTGAAATTGAAtttgtcattaaatattttttgtttgctaCTTAAGTCCAGATgcggaaaagaaaaaaaggaattttgACTGGACATTTTCCACTGAGTACAAAGGCACACTCAcagaaaatattgttgtagAAGCGACAAATGAAGAGATCGACTACAATATGTTGAAACAGAAAGAGCAAATACTTTTTTACCATGATCTTACGTTGTTTGAAGATGAGCTCCATGATCATGGAATATCCAAGTTGTCAGTTAAAATTGTGAGTACTTACCACCTGCTTTCTTTTTTGAAGTGTAAAAATACTGACAAAGCTTCAAAGGCATCATTGTTGACAACTGGCATTTAGCATTAGTACCATTtgtatctataataataaatcaatcaatatatataaaactcttcagttattgagtgactgactgactgactgactgactgactgaaaGAAAACATACAGCCGAAAAAGTTGAAGTCAGTGACTAGAAAATTCGGATTtaagttgtttacaacaaattaatgaatacatGTTTCAGattattctgaaaattaatCTTCAACCCCTTTAAAAGGGGGGGAAATATTGTAtaggacttaataca encodes:
- the LOC128669500 gene encoding TIP41-like protein, coding for MLQLEDNEVDSRRYTTNSNSIQFGPWHISYDVSCILPSVCSTKVVCERDDDQFCQFCLYCKELQIPHFPDMVFPKNILRLSHTSGAVINFNPLDALRGVANTVEAIEVACAEAWQEARPDAEKKKRNFDWTFSTEYKGTLTENIVVEATNEEIDYNMLKQKEQILFYHDLTLFEDELHDHGISKLSVKIRVMPSCWYILMRYFLRVDDVLVRSHETRMFHVRDSSYVLREYTAKESLAKDLNIPTTHMKEADDVIPHLPVKSKNTEKLIINF